From Methylocystis sp. ATCC 49242, one genomic window encodes:
- a CDS encoding NAD(P)-dependent oxidoreductase has product MTRSLSGKTLFITGASRGIGLAIANRAARDGANVAIAAKSVAENPKIPGTIYTAAAEIEAAGGKALAIHCDIRFDDQVEAAVKKTAETFGGVDILVNNASAIDLRGIDMLEMKRFDLMHQINARGTYLCAKMALPFLRKAENPHILTMSPPLDMNPKWFSPNLAYTMAKYGMSLVTLGLARDLARDGVAVNSLWPETAIATAAVGNLLGGEEVIRRARKPEIVADAAHAILTRPSRDCTGNFFVDVRVLAEEGVSDLAPYSVDPSLDAVLDFFLEEPISANVRKSAFHPGK; this is encoded by the coding sequence ATGACCCGATCGCTCAGCGGAAAGACGCTTTTCATCACGGGCGCGAGCCGCGGCATCGGACTCGCAATCGCCAATCGCGCCGCGCGCGACGGCGCCAATGTCGCCATTGCGGCGAAGAGCGTGGCGGAGAACCCGAAAATCCCCGGCACGATCTATACGGCGGCGGCGGAGATCGAGGCCGCCGGCGGCAAGGCGCTGGCGATACATTGCGACATTCGCTTCGACGATCAGGTCGAGGCGGCTGTCAAGAAGACGGCCGAGACCTTCGGCGGCGTCGACATACTCGTCAACAACGCCAGCGCCATCGATCTGCGCGGGATCGACATGCTGGAGATGAAGCGCTTCGATCTGATGCATCAGATCAACGCGCGGGGAACCTATCTTTGCGCGAAGATGGCCCTGCCCTTCCTGCGCAAGGCGGAAAATCCCCACATACTCACCATGTCGCCGCCGCTCGACATGAACCCGAAATGGTTCAGCCCCAACCTCGCCTATACAATGGCCAAATACGGCATGAGCCTCGTGACCCTCGGGCTGGCGAGGGATCTCGCGCGCGACGGCGTCGCGGTGAATTCGCTGTGGCCCGAGACGGCGATCGCCACCGCCGCAGTCGGCAATCTTCTGGGCGGCGAGGAAGTCATCAGGCGCGCACGCAAGCCGGAGATCGTCGCTGACGCCGCTCATGCAATCCTCACGCGCCCCTCGCGCGACTGCACCGGCAATTTCTTCGTCGACGTGCGCGTATTGGCGGAGGAAGGCGTGAGCGACCTTGCGCCCTATTCCGTCGATCCCTCGCTCGATGCGGTGCTCGACTTTTTCCTCGAGGAGCCGATCAGCGCCAATGTTCGCAAATCGGCGTTCCATCCGGGAAAGTAG
- a CDS encoding nickel/cobalt efflux transporter, giving the protein MASLTEVFNAGAADAWIFVPTAILLGALHGLEPGHSKTMMAAFIVAVRGTVGQAALLGLSATLSHTAIVWVIALTGMYLGARWNVEANEPYLQIASGALILAVAAWMSWRIWRDRASAAQAPGGGRHHHDDHAHHHDHGHHHHDHAHPHDRHHHHGAGAALAEAAQEDSFESELLSVDPTVYADTHEREHALDIERRFANREATTGQIVLFGLTGGLIPCPASITVLLMCLQVGRVALGAALVLCFSIGLALTLVFVGVAAALGMRHAVSRWPRFEALVSRAPYFSSALVSAVGLYTIWMGAAALR; this is encoded by the coding sequence ATGGCCAGCCTTACGGAAGTCTTCAACGCCGGCGCGGCCGACGCCTGGATCTTCGTTCCGACCGCCATCCTGCTCGGGGCGCTGCACGGGCTGGAGCCGGGCCACTCCAAGACGATGATGGCGGCCTTCATCGTCGCCGTTCGCGGCACGGTCGGGCAGGCGGCGCTGCTGGGGCTTTCCGCCACGCTCTCGCATACGGCGATCGTCTGGGTCATCGCCCTGACCGGCATGTATCTCGGCGCGCGGTGGAATGTCGAAGCCAACGAGCCCTATCTCCAGATCGCCTCCGGCGCGCTGATCCTCGCAGTCGCGGCGTGGATGAGCTGGCGCATCTGGCGCGACAGGGCGTCGGCGGCGCAGGCCCCTGGCGGCGGCCGCCATCACCATGACGATCACGCCCATCATCATGACCATGGCCATCATCACCATGATCATGCGCATCCGCACGATCGCCATCATCATCACGGCGCCGGCGCCGCTCTGGCCGAGGCGGCGCAGGAAGATAGTTTCGAGAGCGAGCTGCTTTCCGTCGATCCCACCGTCTATGCGGATACGCATGAGCGCGAACATGCGCTGGACATCGAGCGTCGCTTCGCCAACCGCGAGGCGACGACGGGACAGATCGTGCTCTTCGGCCTCACCGGCGGGCTGATCCCGTGCCCGGCCTCGATCACCGTGCTGCTGATGTGTCTGCAGGTCGGGCGGGTCGCGCTCGGGGCGGCGCTGGTGCTCTGTTTCAGCATCGGGCTGGCGCTCACGCTGGTCTTCGTCGGCGTAGCGGCGGCGCTCGGCATGCGCCACGCGGTCTCGCGCTGGCCGCGCTTCGAGGCTCTGGTCTCGCGCGCCCCCTATTTTTCGAGCGCGCTCGTCTCGGCGGTCGGCCTTTACACGATCTGGATGGGCGCGGCGGCGCTGAGGTAG